Proteins encoded within one genomic window of Panicum virgatum strain AP13 chromosome 1N, P.virgatum_v5, whole genome shotgun sequence:
- the LOC120655281 gene encoding spermine synthase-like, whose amino-acid sequence MEGGGAGNGLTGTAQIKGTGVDGSAKPLPPCCVKARAAAPESEAKCHATVVSGWFTEPRSRCGKASKVQYYNNPMWPGEAHSLKVEKILYQGKSPYQEVLVFESSTYGKVLVLDGIVQLTDKDECAYQEMITHLPLCSIPSPKKVLVIGGGDGGVLREISRHSSVESIDICEIDQLVIDVCKDFFPQLSVGFEDPRVQLHVGDAVEFLRNTPEGTYDAIIVDSSDPIGPAQELVEKPFFDTIARALRPGGVLCNQAESMWLHTHLIQDMLSICRETFKGSVHYAWTSVPTYPSGVIGFLLCAKEGPPVNFLTPKNPIEKLEGATKAGREIRFYNSEMHRAVFVLPTFAKKELEAYCFSTGREQPEETAATAPKITVASKSEILTAS is encoded by the exons ATGGAGGGTGGAGGCGCAGGAAATGGTTTGACTGGGACGGCGCAGATAAAGGGGACTGGGGTTGATGGCTCGGCCAAGCCGCTGCCCCCTTGCTGTGTCAAGGCCAGGGCCGCGGCACCTGAGTCTGAGGCCAAGTGTCATGCTACAGTGGTGTCGGGCTGGTTCACTGAACCACGATCACGCTGCG GTAAAGCAAGCAAAGTTCAGTACTACAATAATCCGATGTGGCCAG GAGAGGCCCACTCCTTgaaagtggagaagatcttgTACCAGGGGAAGTCACCATACCAAGAAGTCTTAGTTTTTGAG TCGTCAACCTATGGTAAAGTCCTTGTGCTTGATGGCATTGTTCAGTTGACTGATAAGGATGAATGTGCGTACCAGGAAATGATTACTCACCTCCCACTTTGTTCCATTCCATCCCCTAAAAAA GTTTTAGTTATTGGTGGTGGTGATGGAGGTGTACTCCGAGAGATTTCCAGACATAGTTCTGTGGAGTCTATTGACATATGTGAAATTGATCAGCTGGTTATTGAT GTTTGCAAAGATTTCTTCCCACAATTGTCTGTTGGATTTGAAGATCCTCGTGTTCAACTTCATGTTGGCGATG CTGTGGAGTTCTTGAGAAATACTCCTGAAGGTACATATGACGCTATCATTGTTGATTCATCGGACCCAATAG GGCCTGCTCAGGAACTTGTGGAGAAGCCTTTTTTCGATACAATTGCTAGAGCCTTGAGGCCTGGTGGAGTTCTTTGTAATCAAGCTGAGAGTATGTGGTTGCATACACATCTGATTCAGGATATGCTTTCAATTTGCCGTGAGACTTTCAAGGGTTCTGTGCACTATGCCTGGACTAGTGTCCCAACATACCCGAG TGGAGTGATTGGGTTTTTGCTATGTGCGAAAGAAGGCCCACCGGTCAACTTCCTGACTCCTAAAAATCCAATTGAAAAATTGGAAGGAGCTACAAAAGCTGGAAGGGAGATCAGATTTTATAATTCAGAG ATGCATAGGGCAGTATTTGTTCTTCCGACCTTTGCTAAAAAAGAGCTAGAAGCATATTGCTTTTCCACGGGAAGG GAACAGCCAGAGGAAACAGCTGCAACAGCACCGAAGATTACTGTTGCTTCGAAGAGCGAAATTCTCACTGCATCCTAG